The following are encoded together in the Candida orthopsilosis Co 90-125, chromosome 5 draft sequence genome:
- a CDS encoding Shr5 protein (S. cerevisiae homolog SHR5 has protein-cysteine S-palmitoleyltransferase activity and has role in protein palmitoylation, protein targeting to membrane) produces MGDEHGHGFVDDKYNLSKVEEAPELLFFNYHEFLAPNQNLSSPALVINHFPNYFVDRSSTTFYKTRIVRIPRCYDTIAYSDLIPQFSTVYPGKEKGAIKLDEGGNITTGLHDKAVFGTTSEIVGFENILPGEELLDIITGINQILYDAFYPFKIATLIENIMEVLTGGLFIQILNLLNICTYTKRKLLELEQFVENINIKLQTKDVTIVSPRKMGYLSICIAYVPK; encoded by the coding sequence ATGGGGGATGAACATGGACATGGCTTTGTGGATGATAAGTATAATTTACTGAAGGTAGAAGAAGCCCCTGAGTtgctttttttcaactatCATGAATTTCTTGCACCAAACCAAAATTTGTCACTGCCGGCATTAGTGATAAACCATTTCCCCAATTACTTCGTTGATAGATCGTCAACCACATTTTATAAAACGAGGATAGTGCGAATACCGAGGTGTTATGACACAATTGCCTATTCAGATTTGATACCgcaattttcaactgtGTACCCAGGCAAGGAAAAAGGTGCCATCAAACTTGACGAAGGAGGGAACATAACAACTGGATTGCACGATAAAGCGGTGTTTGGAACAACATCAGAAATAGTCGGATTTGAGAATATACTACCGGGGGAAGAGCTACTTGATATTATCACCGggatcaatcaaattttgtaCGATGCATTTTACCCATTCAAAATTGCCACTTTGATAGAGAACATTATGGAGGTGCTAACAGGGGGTctatttattcaaattttaaaCCTTCTAAACATATGTACTTAtacaaagagaaaattgTTGGAGTTGGAGCAGTTTGTGgaaaatatcaatatcaaGTTGCAAACAAAAGACGTGACGATTGTATCTCCAAGGAAGATGGGATATCTTTCCATTTGTATAGCTTATGTACCAAAGTAG
- a CDS encoding Pus4 pseudouridine synthase, with the protein MNGVFAVYKPSGISSAKYIGELQELFTKSKTFAPDLKAMKEKVLYDLSRDKKWKNRAQKKADNTKIKIGHGGTLDPMASGVLVVGVGLGTKKLQYYLSECQKTYETKALLGISTTTGDAEGEIITKTKVDYITPELVKSTVKKFVGDIKQTPPIFSALKVNGKPLYEYAREGLPLPTQIKVRDVRVNDIKVIDDDLLSTDHEFKKLESELDENGVPKEHGLMNNPTLNDSPLYYSKEHLESSKDDLADVKPKLLADDEHHPEKLPLIHFISDVSSGTYIRSLISDIGRALESSAYMVELIRVKQSEWQLDKNVFKMEDFEKSEDVWGPILKKVLDQGGENIDLTAEFSAMDRQSENTKDGETESKDVSNDVSTNGSTDDAPRGEKRTIDEVEK; encoded by the coding sequence ATGAATGGAGTGTTTGCTGTATACAAGCCATCGGGTATTTCGTCGGCGAAATATATAGGTGAGCTTCAAGAACTATTCACCAAATCCAAGACCTTTGCTCCTGATTTAAAAGCAATGAAGGAGAAAGTTTTGTATGACTTAAGTCGAGAtaaaaaatggaaaaacCGTGCACAGAAGAAAGCCGATAATACTAAAATAAAGATTGGCCACGGCGGGACCTTAGATCCAATGGCTAGTGGagttttggttgttggaGTTGGATTGGGCACAAAGAAGTTGCAGTACTATTTATCCGAGTGTCAAAAGACTTATGAGACAAAAGCATTGTTGGGAATATCGACCACTACAGGGGATGCTGAGGGTGAAATTATAACCAAAACTAAGGTTGATTATATAACCCCAGAATTGGTGAAGCTGACTGTGAAAAAGTTTGTTGGAGATATCAAACAAACACCTCCAATTTTTTCAGCTTTAAAGGTCAATGGGAAACCACTTTATGAGTATGCTAGAGAAGGGCTACCATTACCAACTCAAATTAAAGTAAGAGATGTCAGAGTTAACGATATCAAggtgattgatgatgacttaCTATCAACTGATCATGAGTTTAAAAAGCTCGAGAGcgaattggatgaaaatggtGTTCCTAAAGAGCATGGATTGATGAATAATCCAACTTTAAATGACTCTCCGTTGTATTATTCCAAGGAGCACCTTGAATCGTCTAAAGATGACTTGGCGGATGTTAAGCCCAAGCTACTAGCCGATGATGAACACCATCCTGAAAAATTACCATTAATACATTTCATATCTGACGTTTCTTCTGGGACGTACATTAGAAGCTTGATTAGTGATATTGGAAGAGCCTTGGAGTCCTCAGCTTACATGGTTGAACTTATCAGGGTTAAGCAATCTGAGTGGCAATTAGATAAAAATGTGTTTAAAATGGAGGATTTTGAGAAGAGTGAGGATGTGTGGGgtccaattttgaaaaaagtcTTGGACCAAGGAGGAGAAAATATAGACTTGACAGCAGAGTTTTCTGCTATGGATAGACAATCGGAGAATACAAAAGATGGGGAAACTGAATCCAAAGATGTGTCTAATGATGTGTCTACAAATGGGTCTACAGATGACGCACCAAGAGGAGAAAAGagaacaattgatgaagttgaaaaatga